The DNA region GACTAGGTGTAGGAAGAAGAGGTGCCGGGAGGCGAGGGCGCCTCATCACGACCCGCCCGAGGCTTTGGTAAGGTGGTACTACGACCTCGCCCACTTCTTCCGCGCCAGCGGTGACATGTACAGCGCGGGGAGGGCGCTAGGGAGGGCCCTCCACTACCTCCACGACGGGGCGGTCAAGACGAAGAAGTGGCTCTTGCTCAACGTCCACGACGACGTGGAGGCTCAGATGGACCAACTAGCTTCCCAGCTCCCACACATCTGCAACGGCGCTAAGCACAGGCGCTCCAACAACCCCGTAGAAGCCCTCTGCCACGCCTACGCCCTCACCTCTGCACTACTGAGACAATTTGCCGCCGACGCAATCTCCCCCCAGGTAGGCGCCTACTACAAGGCGAGGGGGAGGCGGAAGAAGATATACGCGACGTCGGCAGTGGTAGTAGCCGCAGTTGCAACCGCCGTTGCAATGCCCTATGCGGCCTTAGTGCCGGCCGCTGTGGGGCTTCTAGCTATTTCCTTTTGGATGCCGCGCGACTACGTCTTGGCCATGAGGGGAGGGGCCATGTGCCTTAGGCCCACGTGGGGGAGGCCGGCGATGACGTGCTGATACTACCGCGTCTTGGAGCACTTCCTCGCGCGGCTTACCAGCTCGGCGGCTAAGGCCAAGTCGTCTTTAAGCACGACGCCAATGGCCACATCCTCCGCAATGGGGTAGCACTTCTCCACGGCGTTGAGCGCCTCAGCCGCGGTGAGCGCAATTATCTCAACGCCCGCGGCCCAGACGTCTAAAAGCCGGCGGTGTGGCGGCTCTCTAAACTCGCCGATGATCAACAAATCCACATCGCTGTCCTCGGAGAAGTCTCCTCTGGCAAAGGAGCCCACCAAGAAGACCGTCCCTCTTACTCTAGACGCCACCTCCGCCGCCCTTCTCAAAGCCTCTTCTCTCAGCCTCCTCCTCCACTCAACAACCGCCATGCTTCCTTGACGAAGGCGATTATCCTCTCGGCGGCTCTCACTGCGGCTTCCGCGTCTCCTCGCGTGTAGTACTCGTAGGGAATCCCCTCGCTCCAGGCGTCTACATACCTTGTGGGGACGTAGAACTTGTCTAGCAACGCGGCGTGCTCCAGCACCTTTTCGCCCACCTCAACAAACGCGGAGGCCTCCCTCAAAAGCCTCAGCACAGAGTGTCCCCTCGACGGCTTTCCCACGCCGTACAGCAACGCCTTGGTGGCGAACTCGGCCGCTTGGTGAGCCTTAAAGCAGGCCCAGTTGTAGTCCCCTGCCTCCATGTCCCTCTCCGCAGACCGCAACGTCCTCTCAGCCATGTCTATCCAACGTCTGAACTCCTCATGATCCACGGCTAATCTTGCTCGCCTTTTAAAAACTACCTCAGCGGGATTTCTGCCAGCTCCTTAAATGTGTCAATGTCGAACATCTTCACGCTGTCTGTCGCTATCGTAAATACTGTGTTGTTCACATATAGCGATCTGACCGCGCCCCAGTGCTCCATTAGGTACAGAAGCTTCAGCCCCTCTGAGAAGCTTATCGCCGCGATCCCAGCCGGGATGCCGTAGTGCCCAGCAGTTACTGGAATCATCACCAGCCTCTTGTCAGGGCGTATGGTAAAGGCGTGATGGTCAAAGAGGGCTGGGCTCCTGGACCCCTCCATCTTTACATATGCCACCTCCTTTATGTCTCTGGGGTTCGAAG from Pyrobaculum arsenaticum DSM 13514 includes:
- a CDS encoding nucleotidyltransferase domain-containing protein, translating into MAVVEWRRRLREEALRRAAEVASRVRGTVFLVGSFARGDFSEDSDVDLLIIGEFREPPHRRLLDVWAAGVEIIALTAAEALNAVEKCYPIAEDVAIGVVLKDDLALAAELVSRARKCSKTR
- a CDS encoding HEPN domain-containing protein, whose product is MDHEEFRRWIDMAERTLRSAERDMEAGDYNWACFKAHQAAEFATKALLYGVGKPSRGHSVLRLLREASAFVEVGEKVLEHAALLDKFYVPTRYVDAWSEGIPYEYYTRGDAEAAVRAAERIIAFVKEAWRLLSGGGG